Proteins encoded by one window of Nitrospiria bacterium:
- a CDS encoding ATP-dependent DNA ligase — MELAQLVERIARVQSVSGKNEKIALLADFLKRTHGAETELAALYLCGRLPRGKIGVGWKLIESAMVETSPTGASLTLADIDQVLSRIASDQGPGSNERKSATLRSLFERAHVEERRFLSRLLIGELRQGALEGLLLEAIAKASGLSSSDVRQAMMFSNDIGTIARVALEEGSFGLSRIAFRIFSPVAPMLANTAEDVGAALERLCEAAFEFKLDGARIQVHKKGEEVRIFTRQLQDVTERLPEVVEWTRALPVGGIVLEGEAIALRPDGRPQPFQITMRRFGRIKDVASIRRELPLTSFFFDCLYREGDGPLVSVPYRRRFEILSGTIPDGTVMPRVVTKDRAAAERFLKRALEAGHEGVMAKSLDAAYTAGQRGFYWLKLKPVKTLDLVVLAAEWGSGRRSGRLSNLHLGARDPESGRFVMLGKTFKGLTDEMLKWQTEKLLALEIGRDDWTVHVRPELVVEIAFSDVQESPRYPAGLALRFARVKRFRPDKSAAEADTIRTVAEIFKKQRA, encoded by the coding sequence ATGGAATTGGCTCAATTAGTTGAACGGATCGCCCGCGTTCAATCCGTTTCCGGAAAGAATGAGAAGATCGCGCTTCTGGCCGACTTCCTCAAGCGGACGCACGGCGCGGAAACGGAGTTGGCGGCTCTTTACCTCTGCGGCCGTCTCCCCCGGGGGAAAATCGGCGTCGGATGGAAATTGATCGAGTCGGCGATGGTCGAAACGTCCCCGACGGGCGCCTCGCTGACGCTGGCGGATATCGATCAGGTCTTGAGCCGGATCGCCTCCGATCAGGGCCCCGGCTCGAATGAACGGAAGAGCGCGACGCTGCGGTCGCTTTTCGAGCGGGCTCATGTCGAGGAGCGGCGGTTCCTGTCGCGTCTGTTAATCGGCGAGCTCCGACAGGGGGCCTTGGAAGGCCTTCTGCTGGAAGCGATCGCCAAGGCCTCCGGCCTTTCCTCATCCGACGTCCGGCAGGCCATGATGTTTTCAAACGACATCGGCACGATCGCCCGCGTCGCGTTGGAAGAGGGTTCATTCGGACTGTCCCGCATCGCCTTCCGGATTTTCTCTCCGGTGGCCCCGATGCTGGCCAACACGGCCGAGGACGTCGGAGCGGCGCTGGAACGGCTTTGCGAGGCCGCCTTCGAGTTCAAGCTGGACGGCGCGCGAATCCAGGTCCATAAAAAGGGGGAGGAAGTCCGGATCTTTACCCGGCAACTCCAAGACGTCACGGAACGGCTGCCCGAAGTGGTCGAATGGACCCGAGCGTTGCCGGTCGGCGGGATCGTTCTGGAGGGGGAGGCGATCGCGCTCCGGCCGGACGGGCGGCCACAGCCGTTCCAGATTACAATGCGGCGGTTCGGACGGATCAAAGACGTCGCGTCCATCCGACGGGAGCTTCCTCTAACCTCTTTTTTCTTTGACTGTCTCTATCGCGAGGGCGACGGGCCGCTGGTTTCCGTGCCCTACCGTCGGCGTTTTGAAATCCTGTCCGGGACGATCCCCGACGGGACGGTCATGCCGAGGGTCGTAACGAAGGACCGCGCGGCGGCGGAGCGATTTTTAAAGCGCGCGTTGGAGGCCGGACATGAGGGCGTGATGGCCAAGTCGCTGGACGCAGCGTACACCGCCGGTCAGCGGGGGTTTTATTGGCTGAAACTCAAACCCGTGAAGACGCTGGATCTGGTGGTTCTCGCGGCGGAGTGGGGCAGCGGCCGACGATCCGGCCGGCTTTCCAATCTTCATCTGGGCGCGCGGGATCCCGAAAGCGGGCGGTTCGTCATGCTGGGAAAGACCTTCAAGGGTCTCACCGACGAAATGCTGAAGTGGCAGACCGAAAAGCTTCTGGCATTGGAGATCGGCCGCGACGACTGGACGGTCCATGTCCGCCCGGAGCTGGTGGTCGAGATCGCCTTCAGCGACGTCCAGGAATCGCCGCGCTATCCCGCCGGCCTGGCGCTTCGGTTTGCGCGGGTGAAACGTTTCCGTCCGGACAAATCGGCCGCCGAGGCCGACACGATCCGGACCGTCGCCGAGATTTTCAAGAAGCAACGGGCGTAA
- a CDS encoding ABC transporter ATP-binding protein → MSEPLIELTQVYKSYRRERLEIPVLQNISLTVPEGEFLALMGPSGSGKTTLLNLIAGIDRPDRGMIRVAGTEIGSLGESELARWRSRHIGFVFQLYNLIPVLTALENVELPLLLTPLSRRERREHAELALSVVGLSDRMRHSPRQLSGGQEQRVAIARAIVTDPTLLVADEPTGDLDKTSAQEVMDLLGRLNTDFSKTIVMVTHDPRAAEKARTVRNLDKGVLI, encoded by the coding sequence GTGTCCGAACCCCTGATCGAGCTGACGCAGGTTTATAAGTCCTACCGGCGGGAGCGCCTCGAAATCCCCGTCCTTCAGAACATATCCCTGACCGTCCCCGAAGGCGAATTTCTGGCGCTGATGGGTCCTTCCGGTTCAGGGAAAACCACGCTTCTGAATCTGATCGCCGGAATCGACCGGCCCGACCGCGGGATGATCCGTGTGGCCGGAACCGAAATCGGCTCGCTGGGGGAATCCGAACTGGCCCGGTGGCGATCCCGCCATATCGGATTCGTTTTTCAGTTATACAATCTTATTCCGGTGCTCACGGCCCTCGAAAATGTGGAACTGCCGTTGTTGCTGACGCCGCTCTCCAGGCGGGAGCGCCGGGAGCACGCCGAGCTGGCCTTAAGCGTCGTCGGGCTTTCGGACCGGATGCGGCACTCCCCCCGTCAGCTTTCCGGCGGACAGGAGCAGCGCGTGGCGATCGCGCGCGCCATCGTGACCGACCCCACGCTTCTGGTGGCGGACGAGCCGACGGGAGATCTGGACAAGACCTCGGCGCAAGAGGTCATGGACCTTCTGGGACGGCTGAACACGGATTTCTCCAAAACGATCGTGATGGTGACACACGATCCGCGCGCGGCGGAGAAGGCCCGGACCGTGAGGAATTTGGACAAGGGGGTCTTGATTTGA
- a CDS encoding efflux RND transporter periplasmic adaptor subunit: MPYDKDSVLSYSKREAMETQLTDLSQLKITHHDDGRRPVPRRGPGKAGWIAVAVALIIVSVFASRLLVAPPAAVEVAIVSTVNPDQPTVVLIATGYAVAQRRAAVASKGTGRLVELNVREGDRIKKGAVIGRLESADMSAVLARAQANRNVAESVLDEARAELTDATLSYERKKSLIASGMIPQADFESAEARYRRALAVVASGEAGVKAAGAAVRSAEVDLENTIIRAPFDGTVLTKNADVGEVVAPFGSAVSAKAAVVTMADMDSLEVEADVSESTIEKIRVGQRCEITLDAYPETKYDGIVEAVVPTVDRAKATVLTKVRFLNRDDRVLPEMSARVAFLSGPASVANQRPVIAVPPSAVVARGERRIVFAVRGDRAEEKPVEAGGAVGNLVEIQSGLQPGDRVVLNPPEGLHGGDRIRIKTP, encoded by the coding sequence ATGCCTTATGATAAAGATTCCGTATTGTCTTATTCGAAGCGAGAAGCGATGGAAACCCAGCTCACGGATCTTTCCCAGTTGAAGATCACCCATCACGATGACGGACGTCGGCCCGTTCCCCGGAGGGGGCCCGGGAAGGCCGGATGGATCGCGGTTGCGGTCGCCCTGATCATCGTATCCGTCTTCGCCTCCCGTTTACTCGTCGCCCCGCCGGCCGCGGTCGAGGTGGCGATCGTTTCGACGGTGAATCCGGATCAGCCTACCGTGGTTTTGATCGCCACCGGCTATGCCGTCGCGCAGCGGCGGGCGGCCGTCGCCTCCAAAGGAACCGGCCGTCTGGTGGAATTGAATGTGCGGGAGGGCGACCGGATCAAAAAAGGAGCCGTGATCGGCCGTTTGGAGAGCGCCGACATGTCCGCGGTGCTCGCCCGGGCACAGGCCAACCGGAATGTGGCCGAGTCGGTGCTGGACGAAGCCAGGGCCGAGCTGACCGATGCAACGCTTTCCTACGAACGGAAAAAAAGCCTCATCGCGTCCGGGATGATCCCGCAGGCCGATTTCGAGTCGGCCGAGGCCCGGTATCGCCGCGCGCTGGCCGTCGTCGCTTCGGGCGAAGCCGGGGTGAAGGCGGCCGGGGCCGCGGTACGGTCGGCCGAGGTGGATCTCGAGAACACGATCATCCGCGCGCCGTTCGACGGAACGGTCCTGACCAAAAACGCGGACGTGGGCGAGGTGGTCGCCCCGTTTGGCTCGGCCGTATCGGCCAAGGCGGCCGTCGTCACGATGGCCGATATGGATTCCTTGGAGGTCGAGGCGGACGTTTCGGAATCGACCATCGAAAAGATCCGCGTGGGCCAACGCTGCGAGATCACCCTCGACGCCTACCCGGAAACGAAATACGACGGGATCGTCGAGGCCGTCGTGCCCACCGTAGACCGCGCCAAGGCGACGGTCCTGACCAAAGTCCGGTTCTTAAACAGGGACGACCGCGTCCTGCCCGAGATGAGCGCACGGGTGGCCTTTCTCTCCGGACCCGCGTCGGTGGCGAATCAGAGGCCCGTCATCGCGGTCCCCCCGTCGGCGGTCGTCGCACGGGGCGAACGGCGCATCGTCTTTGCTGTCCGGGGCGACCGCGCGGAGGAGAAACCGGTCGAAGCGGGGGGCGCGGTGGGGAATCTGGTCGAGATTCAAAGCGGCCTCCAGCCCGGCGATCGCGTCGTCCTGAATCCGCCCGAAGGACTTCACGGCGGGGATCGAATACGGATCAAAACCCCGTAA